The proteins below are encoded in one region of Aspergillus nidulans FGSC A4 chromosome III:
- a CDS encoding uncharacterized protein (transcript_id=CADANIAT00006397), whose amino-acid sequence MRTHDDFMRDVDTTANPLHNDTAEEDTRRKKTRIVHPSTQICRDWMIVSGNVHYARDKASFVPSSYTPISAMLKSNIFSPHDEMLVAGIGDVHLTVPRGINDPNVHTLVLENVLHIPEALCNGFNPLLIGSSMSCHAEYWEGCDRWGNGMWYGTRFCGVGRLVLAPGDGQAESDLIEGREYTLSLYVSPEEKRMIIEQAQRLRSQEQTNGQALGMDGMQMIGSQI is encoded by the exons ATGCGCACCCACGACGACTTCATGCGCGATGTCGACACAACGGCCAACCCGCTCCATAACGACACAGCCGAAGAAGATACGCGTCGCAAAAAAACCCGCATCGTTCATCCCTCTACACAAATTTGCCGTGATTGGATGATCGTTTCCGGGAACGTGCACTACGCACGCGACAAGGCCTCTTTCGTTCCCTCATCCTACACGCCGATCTCAGCAATGTTAAAATCCAACATCTTCAGCCCCCACGACGAGATGCTCGTCGCGGGTATAGGAGATGTCCATCTCACAGTCCCTCGGGGGATCAACGACCCCAATGTCCATACTCTGGTTCTTGAGAATGTCCTGCATATACCCGAGGCGCTGTGTAATGGCTTCAACCCATTATTAATCGGAAGTAGCATGAGTTGCCATGCAGAGTACTGGGAGGGGTGTGATAGATGGGGAAATGGAATGTGGTATGGGACCCGGTTTTGCGGGGTCGGCAGATTAGTGCTTGCCCCTGGGGATGGGCAAGCCGAATCGGATTTGATTGAGGGACGAGAGTATACGTTGAGTTTATATGTCAGTccggaagagaagagaatgattATAGAGCAGGCGCAACGGTTACGGTCGCAGGAACAGACGAATGGACAAGCCCTTGGCATGGACGGGATGCAGAT GATTGGAAGCCAGATTTGA